The window TACCGCAAAGTTTTTATTGATGACTTTTGCAAAGCGGATAGCACTTTCTCCCAGAGAACTTATTTTATGATTGACATTGTCTACATGATTCACCCCACCACGGAAATAAAGGCTTATTCCTTCAGAAGTAAACGGATCTTTGGTCTGTAAACTTGCCAATCCGTTGATGGCATTCATCCCGTACAATGCTGAAGCGGCTCCGGGAGTGACCTCCATAGACTGGATGTCGAGTTCTGTAGGACCTATTGCATTTCCCAATGGTACTCCCAACGTTGCCGACTGTACATCTACTCCGTCTACCAGCTGCATGAATCGGAAATTATTAGGCGAATTGAAACCTCTCGAATTAGGAATTTTCAACGTAAGACTTGATGTTAAAAGCTGTAACCCCTTTACATTTTCCAATGTTTCATAGAATGAGGCTGCAGGACTTTCCCTGATGGTTTTAATATCAATTTTTTCAATAGCAATCGGAGATCTTAATATCTTTTCCGGAACTCTGGAAGCTGAGATTACCACATCATCGATGATTGTATTTTGAGGGTTCAGCCCTATCGTTATTTTGTTGGAAGGCGAAAGTATTTCAACGGTTTGACCTGTGAAACCATCTTTCTGAATGACCACCCGGAATGGAATGGTAACTCTTGTTCTGAGCTTAAAGTTACCCAGCTTATCAGTTATTGCAATGTCCTGTGTATTTTCGATCTGTATTTTTACAGAGTCAAGACTTTTGCGTGTATCTGTATTTTTGATGTTTCCGCTAAGCTCTATAAGCTGCTGCTGTGCTTCTGCCAGGTTAAAAAATAGAAATGTGAATGCGATAATACCTGCTTTTGGCAGAAAATTTCCCTGCTTTTTGTTTTTCATTTTTTCTTCATTTTTTTAGGTTGAGAATGAAGCTGTCTGAATTTTTTACTTCTATGATGAAAGTCTTCTATATTGGTTAATATTACAATTGAAGGGCTTAGAATTCCCCTCTTTTGGAAGGGTGGCGAAAATTCAAAGAATTTTTGACGGGGTGGTTTAAGCCATTAATATTATTGCCGACTTCCATAATAATTCAAAAACTTCAAACAGCTTTGATTGTATTGTTATTTAAGAATCAACAACACATACACATTCGTCTGCCTAAAAGAAGAGATTGATTTTTTTTGTTTTTTTTCAGATCATAATGAAAATTAGCCATATAATTAATTTAAGGTGTGTAAATAACGGTATGAAAAATCGCCAAATGTTTCTTCTGTAAGTCTTTTCTGTACATATATTCCGAAAAGTTCATCCAGAGTGGTAAGAATTTCTTCCTCACCAATATTTTCTTTAAATTTTGTATTCAGTCGCATTCCTAAACGGTCCCCTCCAATGTGGAGATTATATTTCCCATAAGCTGTTCCCACAAATCCGATTTCAGCATTAGGAGACCTTCCACAGCCGTTAGGACAACCGGTCATACGGATGGTAATGTCATCTTCCAGCAGACCATATTTTTCAAGAATAGGTTCTATTTTGGTAACCAAGGATGGCAGATAACGCTGAGCTTCCGCTAAAGCTAGAGAACAAGTGTTTAAGGCCACGCAGGCAACAGAGTTTTTACGTAAGGCGCTTGCTCCATTGGTATATTCTGAAATTCCGTGATCTTTTAAAATATGTTCAATTTCTGGTTTATCTTTTTCCTCAATATCAGCAAGAATAAGATTCTGGTTACAGGTAAAACGGAAATTAGCTTTTCCAGTTTGTGCGATTTTTAATAATCCTGATTTTAAAGGATATTCCTCTGTGTTAAGAATTCTTCCGTGCTCTACAAATACGGTGTAAAACCATTTTCCTTCGTGATTCTGGATCCAGCCATAACGGTCTTTTCGCTGTTCAAACTTAAATTCTCTGGCAGGTTCAAAACTGAAACCTGTTCTTTTTTCTACTTCAGCTCTGTACTGATCGATACCCAATTTATCAATCGTATATTTTAATCTTGATAATTTTCGATCGCTTCTGTTTCCGAAGTCTCTTTGAACCGTGATGATTTCATAGACAGCCTTCAATACTTTTTCTTCCGTATCTACAAATCCAAGTACAGAGGCAAGACGGGCATAAGTAGCTTCATTTCCGTGGGTTGCTCCCAGTCCTCCTCCGGCAGCAATATTATAACCAGCAATTTTATCATTTTCGATAATTGCGATTAGGGCAATATCGTTGATGAATACATCTACATCATTATTAGGAGGGACTGCGATTCCTATTTTCAGTTTTCTCGGAAGATATCTGTCCTGATATAAAGGATCTTCCTCTGTTTTACGGTCTACCAGAAGTTCATCATCAATCCAGATGTCATAATAAGATTTAGTTTTTGGAAGGCACATTTCACTGATTTTTCCCGCCAGTTCGTAAGCTTCCTGTTGCAAAGGTGATTCCGAAGGATTAGCTGTACAGGTTACATTTCTGTTGACATCCCCACAGGCTGCAATAGAATCCAGATGCTGAAGATTGAAGCTCTGAATGGTAGGTCTTAAATGAGATTTTAAAATACCATGAAGCTGAATCGTTTGTCTTGTCGTTACTTTAATGGTTCCTGTGGAATGATCTTCTGCTGTTTCATTCAACCCTACCCATTGTTCCGGAGTTAAAAAGCCACCGGGAAGCCTTAATCTGATCATATAAGAATACAGCCATTCCAGTTTTTTGGAGACACGCTCTTCCCTTCGGTCTCTGTCGTCCTGTTGGTACATTCCATGAAATTTGATCAGAGTCTGGTCATCTTCCCTTATGGCTCCGGTAAATTGATCAGCAAGGCTCTCTTTTAAAGATCCTCTGAGCCCATTACTACTGGTTTTAATCCTTTCTACGGGTGAAAGGTTTTCTTTATCATTGTTCATAATTGTTTCCTTTAATTTTTACGAGTACTTCTTTTTAATACACATCTTTCGCATATCTGCCGCTCATCTCCATATCTTCCAGATAAAGTACAGCGTCTTCTTTGCTGCGCTTTCCTTCCGTCTGGATAATCGTGAGAAGCGTTTGTTCTACATCGTAGGCCATTGGTTCTTTGGCTCCGCATACATATACAGAGGCTCCACCTTCCAGCCAGTAAAATACTTCCTGTGCTTTTTGTTCTAACCTGTGCTGAACATATACTTTCTCGGCTGTATCTCTTGAAAAAGCAAGGTCTAAATGCGTTAAGCTACCTGTTTTAAGAAAGTCCTGAAGTTCTGCCTGATAAAGAAAATCTGATACAAAGTTTCTGTCTCCGAAAAACAGCCAGTTTCTTCCTTCTGCTCCGGTTGCATCACGTTCCCAAAGGAATGATCTGAAAGGAGCTATCCCTGTTCCGGGACCAATCATAATGATATCTTTATCAGCGTCCGGAAGTTTGAAATGTCCTGCATCCTGAATATAAAATTCCACCTCTTCTCCTTCTTTGAATTCGCTTAGAAAACCACTGCATAATCCGTTGTGTTTCTGATGGTCAATAAAGAATTCTGATCTTGCGACGGTAATATGAATTTCCGTATCACCATGAGCTTCCACAGAGGAAGAAATTGAATAAAGACGTGGTGCCTGGGCAGTTAATATCTGGATGATTTCTTCAAATTCATCTGCATTTTTCACAGGATAAATCCTAAGCAGATCAAGAAGACTTAATCTGACTTCCGGAATGGAATGTCCCGTTATTTTTGCATATTGTGCAACCACAGATTTAAGCAGATAACTGATGTTAAGATGTTTGTACAAGAGTTCTTTTACGGTATCCGTAATTTTTGTTGTTTCGATCTGTTTCTGAGGATCAATTCCTGTCAGAGTAATAATTTCATGGACTACTTCTTTCGAGTTGAATGGAATCACTCCCAAAGCTGCACCAGGTTGATAGGCAAGTACTTCTTCTGTTTCAATTTCAATGTGATACGTTTCTTTTTCAGACGTAATATCATTCAGATTAATGATGGCTGAAACTTTTCCCTGAAATTTCTTTCTTCCGGTAGAAACCTTTGGAACTGAAACATTTTTTGTACTCTGACCAGTATTTTTTTGAACGGTTTCAAATACATGCTCTATCCAATGAGAAGCTTCCTGCTCATAGTCAATATCACATTTCTTTAACGGAATGATGCGCTGAGCTCCCAATATTTCAAAACGTGAATCTACATCTTCTCCGGTTTGGCAGAACAGAGGATAACTGCTGTCTCCCAACGCCAGTACTCCGAATTTTAGTCCGCTAAGATTTATTTCATTTTCATAAATATAATCGTAGAATTTTTTGGCTAGAGCTGGTGGTTCACCTTCTCCCTGAGTGCTGATCACTACAAAAAAGAATTCTTCTTTAGCCAAATCTTTTGGCTTGTATTGGGAAAGATCAGCCAGTTTTACCTGAAGCCCTTTTTTCTTAACGATACCTGCCAGCGTGGTAGCGAGCTTTTTACTGTTTCCGGTCTCCGTTCCATAAGCCAACGTTATTTTCTTTACGGTATTCTGTACAATAGTATTCGTTTCTTGTGGTGTCAGAACGGCTGTAAGTGAAGATCCTCCGGCAATACCGGCAAGATATCCGCTGGCCCAGATGGCTTCGTCTCTGGAGAGGTCTCCGGATATTTGTTTTAATACGTTTAATTTAGTTTCAGACAGCATATTCAAAGAAATTTTGAGTTGTAGGGATTAGACTTCCGTTTTCCACTGATTTGAAATAAAGACCTTCCTGCTCTGCATTTTCAAGCCATGAAAACTCTTCATGGAGATTCACAATTTTACCCACAACAACCAAAGAAGGTGAAGCAAAGTTCTTATCTCCGAATTTTTCATTAAAATCATCAAATGATGATGTGTACACCTTTTGAAAAGGAGTCGTAGCCTGTTCAATGACTGCAATTTTTTTATCACCTGAAATCTGAAGTGCTTTCAATTTTTCCACTAGAGGGGTAAGATTTCCTTTAGACATATAGAAAACAAGGGTGTCATTGGTTAAAGCAAGCTCTTTCCAGTATTCTTCACTTACGATCTCTGATTTATAATACGTCAGAAAACGAACGGATGTGGAATATCCTCTTGCTGTTAAAGGCATCCCTGCAAATGCTGCTGCTCCTAAAGCTGCTGTAATTCCCGGAATAATCTCGTAAGGAATATTATTCTGTTTTAAAGCCTGCAATTCATCCAGAATGTTGGAAAATATGGAAACGTCACCTCCTTTCAGTCTTACAATGGTTTTGTTCTGAAGGGCATATTCTACCATCAAAGTATTGATATGAGACTGAGGGGTGGATGCATTTTTGCTGCATTCTTTTCCTACATAGATGATTTCTGTATTTTCATTGACGTAGGTTTCAAGAATTTCCGGACTTACAAGGCGGTCACATAAGATGACATCTGCTTTTGCAATAGCTTTTACTGCTTTTACAGTAATCAGTTCAGGGTTGCCGGGTCCTGCACCGATAAGGAAAACCTTTGGTGATTTTATATTTGTTTTCATTGAAGTAGGTGTTAATTAAGGATTTAGAAGAGCCCTTCTACGGACAGATATCTTTCTCCGGTATCGTAATTGATGGTAAGGATTTTAGCGTTAGGTTGTATTTCCGGTAAATGTTTGGCGATGGCTGCTAAAGCGGCTCCAGTGGAAACTCCAACAAAAAGACCTTCTTTTTTAGCGGCATTAAGGGCATACTCATAAGCCTCTTCCTTTCCTACTGTAATTACTCCGTCCAAAAGGGTAATATCCAGAATGGAAGGAACAAATCCTGCTCCTAATCCCTGTAATGGATGTGGCGCCGGGCTTCCTCCGCTTAATACAGGGGATAATTCCGGTTCTACAGCAATTACTTTTACGTTAGGATATTTTTCTTTTACCGTTTTTGCGATTCCGGTGATGTGTCCTCCGGTTCCTACTCCTGTAATGATGTAATCCAGACCGTCCGGAAAATCTTTTAAAATTTCCTGAGCGGTGGTTTCTACATGTACTTTTACATTGGCAGGGTTGTCAAACTGTCTTGGAATCCATGAGTTGGGCGTTTCTTCAGCAAGCTCATTCGCTTTTTCAATGGCACCCTTCATTCCTTTTTCTCTTGGAGTCAATACGAATTCTGCTCCGTAAGCTTCCATGATTTTGCGGCGTTCTATACTCATGCTTTCCGGCATGACAAGAATGAGTTTGTATCCTTTTACAGCAGCTACCAAAGCAAGTCCTATTCCTGTATTTCCGCTTGTAGGTTCTATAATAACGCTGTCTTTATTTAATAATCCTTTGGCTTCTGCATCTTCAATCATGGCCAAGCCAATTCTGTCTTTAATGCTTCCACCAGGATTGCTTTTTTCAAGTTTGATCCAGATTTCATGATCTGAATTGAAGAGTTTATTAATTTTTACGACGGGTGTATTTCCAATCGTTTCTAATGCATTCTGAAATTTCATATCAATGTACTTTTTATTTTTGTTTTTTCTTAAATCACAAAGGTTAATGATTCCGGTAATGAGCTATTATCCTTTATTTTTATTTCACTTTTATGGTAGACCAGAGAGTTGGCGGGGACATCCTGTGTTACCCAGACATTTCCTCCTATGACACTTTCTCTGCCTATAGTAGTTTCACCTCCCAGAATTGTAGCTCCCGAATAGATAATCACATC of the Chryseobacterium viscerum genome contains:
- a CDS encoding NADPH-dependent assimilatory sulfite reductase hemoprotein subunit; the protein is MNNDKENLSPVERIKTSSNGLRGSLKESLADQFTGAIREDDQTLIKFHGMYQQDDRDRREERVSKKLEWLYSYMIRLRLPGGFLTPEQWVGLNETAEDHSTGTIKVTTRQTIQLHGILKSHLRPTIQSFNLQHLDSIAACGDVNRNVTCTANPSESPLQQEAYELAGKISEMCLPKTKSYYDIWIDDELLVDRKTEEDPLYQDRYLPRKLKIGIAVPPNNDVDVFINDIALIAIIENDKIAGYNIAAGGGLGATHGNEATYARLASVLGFVDTEEKVLKAVYEIITVQRDFGNRSDRKLSRLKYTIDKLGIDQYRAEVEKRTGFSFEPAREFKFEQRKDRYGWIQNHEGKWFYTVFVEHGRILNTEEYPLKSGLLKIAQTGKANFRFTCNQNLILADIEEKDKPEIEHILKDHGISEYTNGASALRKNSVACVALNTCSLALAEAQRYLPSLVTKIEPILEKYGLLEDDITIRMTGCPNGCGRSPNAEIGFVGTAYGKYNLHIGGDRLGMRLNTKFKENIGEEEILTTLDELFGIYVQKRLTEETFGDFSYRYLHTLN
- a CDS encoding sulfite reductase flavoprotein subunit alpha, producing MLSETKLNVLKQISGDLSRDEAIWASGYLAGIAGGSSLTAVLTPQETNTIVQNTVKKITLAYGTETGNSKKLATTLAGIVKKKGLQVKLADLSQYKPKDLAKEEFFFVVISTQGEGEPPALAKKFYDYIYENEINLSGLKFGVLALGDSSYPLFCQTGEDVDSRFEILGAQRIIPLKKCDIDYEQEASHWIEHVFETVQKNTGQSTKNVSVPKVSTGRKKFQGKVSAIINLNDITSEKETYHIEIETEEVLAYQPGAALGVIPFNSKEVVHEIITLTGIDPQKQIETTKITDTVKELLYKHLNISYLLKSVVAQYAKITGHSIPEVRLSLLDLLRIYPVKNADEFEEIIQILTAQAPRLYSISSSVEAHGDTEIHITVARSEFFIDHQKHNGLCSGFLSEFKEGEEVEFYIQDAGHFKLPDADKDIIMIGPGTGIAPFRSFLWERDATGAEGRNWLFFGDRNFVSDFLYQAELQDFLKTGSLTHLDLAFSRDTAEKVYVQHRLEQKAQEVFYWLEGGASVYVCGAKEPMAYDVEQTLLTIIQTEGKRSKEDAVLYLEDMEMSGRYAKDVY
- the cobA gene encoding uroporphyrinogen-III C-methyltransferase, which produces MKTNIKSPKVFLIGAGPGNPELITVKAVKAIAKADVILCDRLVSPEILETYVNENTEIIYVGKECSKNASTPQSHINTLMVEYALQNKTIVRLKGGDVSIFSNILDELQALKQNNIPYEIIPGITAALGAAAFAGMPLTARGYSTSVRFLTYYKSEIVSEEYWKELALTNDTLVFYMSKGNLTPLVEKLKALQISGDKKIAVIEQATTPFQKVYTSSFDDFNEKFGDKNFASPSLVVVGKIVNLHEEFSWLENAEQEGLYFKSVENGSLIPTTQNFFEYAV
- the cysK gene encoding cysteine synthase A, with protein sequence MKFQNALETIGNTPVVKINKLFNSDHEIWIKLEKSNPGGSIKDRIGLAMIEDAEAKGLLNKDSVIIEPTSGNTGIGLALVAAVKGYKLILVMPESMSIERRKIMEAYGAEFVLTPREKGMKGAIEKANELAEETPNSWIPRQFDNPANVKVHVETTAQEILKDFPDGLDYIITGVGTGGHITGIAKTVKEKYPNVKVIAVEPELSPVLSGGSPAPHPLQGLGAGFVPSILDITLLDGVITVGKEEAYEYALNAAKKEGLFVGVSTGAALAAIAKHLPEIQPNAKILTINYDTGERYLSVEGLF